The Pseudophaeobacter arcticus DSM 23566 genome contains the following window.
TTCACGCACCAAGTTCTGTCGTTCAAAAAACGCCACCCCGCCGAGAGCGAGCATGACGGCAAGCGCCCATAGCAAAGTGTTCCGCCAGAAGTTTGTTGGATATGAGACGGCCATTTGCATTCATCGCAGGTGTCGGCGCAAACACCAATCCGTATTTCTACGGGCAAAAAGCTTTGCGTCAATGCCAACCGGCTTGAGATTCCTTAACAAAAAGACCTACATTTTCATCTGCGCAAAAGAGCGGACATTGATGCAACGTGCAGCATTGGATCTTCTGGGCTCTTCGGTAGCATTAGCTGCGGGCGACACGAACGTCAGCAATGTACGCCGGGTTCATTCAACCACACCAGTACAGAAAAAGGGGAACCGTGGTCCCACGGCTCCCCTTTCGGTTCAGATCGTCTCCCCCTCGCGCGCCGATTAGGCAACCAGCGACAGCCCCGCGCCTGCGTCCTGCGGTTGCTCACCGCTGTCGATGAACGGGATGATCGAGAAGGTCTGCCCGCCGCGCTGTTTTTCGTTCTGCACGGCGTTGACGCGCAGATCGCCATCGGGCGTGTTGATCAGCAGCGACAGGTAGTCATTGCCCGTGCGGCTGCTTTTGGCCATCCACGCCGATCCGACGCGGATCGGTGTGCCCCGGGGCGAGCTGACCTCGACGCGGTAATCCGGGTGGGTCTCCTCGGATTTGTAGCTGTTCTCGATCAGCATGAACTCCAGATCGAACATCATGTTGGCGATGTAGCCGGTGAAGGCGTTGTCAGCGTCCATGGCGGTCAACTCGCCCGAGATCGAGCCGGACTTCATCAGGCCGTTCGAGACCAGCGGGATGATCTCGAAGTCGCCGCTTTGGGTCGCGCGCGCCTCTTTCGTCTGCACCGCGTTGACCCGGAACGGGCCCAAGCCGACATCGATCTGCATCGAGACGTAGGGGTTGCCGCTGGTATTGCCGGTCTCGTTCCAG
Protein-coding sequences here:
- a CDS encoding DUF736 family protein; this encodes MFAGTLTRNVETAAAQYTGMIHSTRFDIAIQLEARAKMSERSPDFDVTAVNKSGRKVRIGTAWNETGNTSGNPYVSMQIDVGLGPFRVNAVQTKEARATQSGDFEIIPLVSNGLMKSGSISGELTAMDADNAFTGYIANMMFDLEFMLIENSYKSEETHPDYRVEVSSPRGTPIRVGSAWMAKSSRTGNDYLSLLINTPDGDLRVNAVQNEKQRGGQTFSIIPFIDSGEQPQDAGAGLSLVA